One window of Alteriqipengyuania lutimaris genomic DNA carries:
- the phhA gene encoding phenylalanine 4-monooxygenase, with product MPDDVFTAPLKRPSHVGEDWLEPKQTEYDSEDDAIWDDLFARQMEVLPGRAATAFLEGLERLDLGAGGVPDFKVLSEDLGQMTGWSVVPVPMLIPDHIFFWHLANRRFPAGNFIRTRETFDYIQEPDVFHDVFGHVPMLTNQVFADYMQEYGRAGWRAMKHNRLKALGALYWYTVEFGLIMEGGDDLRAYGAGILSGPTEAVFSVEAESPNRIMLNVDRVMRTDYVISDLQPTYFVIESFEDLYRKTVERDFETLYQKLPPAFTYANSAVIDVDNVVNVGTQEYLLRGGRGSGAQPV from the coding sequence ATGCCGGACGATGTCTTCACCGCGCCGCTCAAGCGCCCCTCGCATGTCGGCGAGGACTGGCTTGAGCCCAAGCAGACCGAGTACGACAGCGAAGACGACGCGATCTGGGACGACCTGTTCGCGCGCCAGATGGAGGTCCTCCCCGGGCGCGCGGCGACCGCGTTTCTCGAAGGGCTCGAACGGCTCGATCTGGGTGCGGGCGGCGTGCCCGATTTTAAGGTCCTGTCGGAAGATCTCGGCCAAATGACGGGGTGGAGCGTGGTGCCGGTGCCCATGCTGATCCCCGATCACATCTTCTTCTGGCACCTCGCCAACCGCCGCTTCCCGGCGGGCAATTTCATCCGCACGCGCGAAACCTTCGACTACATCCAGGAACCCGACGTCTTCCACGACGTGTTCGGCCACGTGCCGATGCTGACCAACCAGGTCTTCGCCGACTACATGCAGGAATATGGCCGCGCGGGCTGGCGGGCGATGAAGCACAACCGCCTCAAGGCGCTCGGCGCGCTGTACTGGTACACGGTCGAATTCGGGCTGATCATGGAAGGCGGCGACGATCTGCGCGCCTATGGCGCGGGCATTCTGTCAGGCCCGACCGAGGCGGTGTTCTCGGTCGAGGCGGAAAGCCCCAACCGCATCATGCTCAACGTCGACCGGGTGATGCGCACCGATTACGTCATCAGCGACCTGCAGCCGACCTACTTCGTGATCGAAAGCTTCGAGGATCTGTACCGCAAGACCGTGGAGCGGGATTTCGAGACGCTCTACCAGAAGCTGCCGCCTGCCTTCACCTACGCCAATTCGGCCGTCATCGACGTCGACAACGTGGTGAACGTCGGCACGCAGGAATACCTGCTGCGCGGCGGGCGGGGGAGCGGCGCGCAGCCGGTCTGA
- a CDS encoding undecaprenyl-diphosphate phosphatase, whose translation MDTIVTAILLGILEGLTEFLPVSSTGHLILAQAWFGYDPAVWRQYNIIIQLGAILAVVVTYFKTFWTMGMGLLRGERASIMFVRNILLAFLPAAVIGLLILDVIDAMLESPAVVATALIIGGIAILVLEKAIPTREEQGVETLSWKTAIGIGFVQCLAMIPGTSRSGATIMGALAMGVGRKTAAEFSFFLAVPTMLGASVVKIFQEPELLAGTAAIGWTHIALGFFASFLVALVVVRAFVAYVSKRGFAPFAWYRIVVGSVTLIWLFAL comes from the coding sequence ATGGACACCATCGTCACCGCAATCCTGCTCGGCATCCTCGAAGGGCTGACCGAATTCCTCCCCGTTTCATCGACCGGGCACCTGATCCTCGCCCAGGCGTGGTTCGGCTACGATCCCGCCGTCTGGCGCCAGTACAATATCATCATCCAGCTGGGCGCGATCCTGGCGGTCGTGGTGACCTATTTCAAAACCTTCTGGACGATGGGCATGGGGCTTCTGCGGGGCGAGCGGGCATCGATCATGTTCGTCCGCAACATCCTGCTCGCCTTCCTGCCCGCGGCGGTGATCGGCCTGCTGATCCTCGACGTGATCGACGCCATGCTCGAAAGCCCGGCGGTGGTCGCAACCGCGCTGATCATCGGCGGGATCGCGATCCTCGTGCTCGAAAAGGCGATTCCGACGCGCGAGGAGCAGGGGGTGGAAACGCTTTCGTGGAAGACCGCGATCGGCATCGGCTTCGTCCAGTGCCTTGCGATGATTCCCGGCACCAGCCGCTCGGGCGCGACGATCATGGGCGCGCTGGCGATGGGCGTGGGCCGCAAGACCGCGGCCGAGTTCTCCTTCTTCCTCGCGGTACCGACCATGCTCGGCGCATCGGTGGTCAAGATCTTTCAGGAGCCCGAGCTGCTGGCGGGCACCGCCGCGATCGGCTGGACCCACATCGCGCTCGGCTTCTTTGCGAGCTTTCTCGTCGCGCTGGTCGTGGTCCGCGCCTTCGTCGCCTATGTCAGCAAGCGCGGCTTTGCGCCTTTCGCCTGGTACCGCATCGTGGTCGGCTCGGTGACGCTGATCTGGCTCTTTGCGCTCTGA
- a CDS encoding pentapeptide MXKDX repeat protein: MKTTFKTALLASTVVLGLGLAACAETETTEAEDTMAEDTMAEDTMVEEPMAEDAMAEDAMAEDAMAEDAMADDAMAEDTMTEEGMEEEAAE, translated from the coding sequence ATGAAGACCACTTTCAAGACCGCTCTGCTCGCTTCGACCGTCGTGCTGGGCCTCGGTCTCGCCGCTTGCGCCGAAACCGAAACCACCGAAGCCGAAGACACGATGGCTGAAGACACCATGGCCGAAGACACCATGGTCGAAGAGCCGATGGCCGAAGACGCGATGGCTGAAGATGCGATGGCCGAAGACGCCATGGCCGAAGACGCGATGGCCGACGACGCGATGGCCGAAGACACCATGACCGAAGAAGGCATGGAAGAAGAAGCAGCTGAGTAA
- a CDS encoding acetyl-CoA C-acetyltransferase → MSALRRAAIVSPLRTPVGRFLGTLTPLEAGDLAAQIIKALVARSGVDPSRVDDVVLAQGYGSGEAPAIGRWAWLAAGLPIEVPGFQLDRRCGSGLQAVIEAAMMVQTGAADCVLAGGVESMSNVEHYTTKARHGAKMGDISLYDRLTRGRLMSQPIERFGVISGMIETAENLAKDYDISREAADEYAVSSHQKAAAAWDAGKFDAQLVPVEVPQRRKDPVTFDRDEGFRPDASMESLGALRAIEKDGIVTAGNASQQNDAAAACLVVAEDKLEELGLEPMLWFDSWAAAGCDPARMGIGPVPATERLFARSGRSWDDIDLIELNEAFAPQVLSVLKGWGWSEDDSRRDILNVNGSGISLGHPIGATGVRILADMAHELHRRQGRYALETMCIGGGQGLAAIFECAA, encoded by the coding sequence ATGAGTGCGCTGCGCCGCGCCGCCATCGTCTCGCCCCTGCGCACGCCGGTGGGGCGCTTCCTCGGTACCCTGACCCCGCTCGAAGCAGGCGACCTTGCCGCGCAGATCATCAAGGCGCTGGTGGCGCGCAGCGGCGTCGATCCCTCGCGGGTCGACGATGTCGTGCTCGCGCAAGGCTATGGCAGCGGCGAGGCGCCCGCGATCGGGCGCTGGGCGTGGCTCGCTGCGGGCTTGCCGATCGAGGTCCCCGGCTTCCAGCTCGACCGGCGCTGCGGCTCGGGGCTGCAAGCCGTGATCGAAGCGGCGATGATGGTCCAGACCGGCGCGGCCGATTGCGTACTGGCGGGCGGCGTCGAATCGATGTCCAACGTGGAGCATTACACCACAAAGGCGCGCCACGGCGCGAAGATGGGCGATATTTCGCTGTACGACCGGCTGACGCGCGGCCGCCTGATGAGCCAGCCGATCGAGCGCTTCGGCGTGATCTCGGGCATGATCGAAACCGCCGAAAACCTCGCGAAGGATTACGACATCAGCCGCGAGGCGGCGGACGAATACGCCGTGTCCTCGCACCAGAAGGCCGCAGCCGCGTGGGATGCGGGCAAGTTCGATGCGCAGCTCGTGCCGGTCGAAGTGCCGCAGCGGCGCAAGGACCCGGTCACGTTCGACCGTGACGAGGGCTTCCGCCCCGACGCCTCGATGGAAAGCCTCGGCGCGCTGCGTGCCATCGAGAAGGACGGGATCGTCACCGCAGGCAATGCCAGCCAGCAGAACGATGCCGCCGCCGCGTGCCTCGTCGTCGCGGAAGACAAGCTGGAGGAGCTCGGCCTCGAGCCGATGCTGTGGTTCGACAGCTGGGCGGCCGCAGGCTGCGACCCGGCACGCATGGGCATCGGGCCCGTCCCCGCGACCGAGCGGCTCTTCGCGCGCAGCGGCAGAAGCTGGGACGATATCGACCTTATCGAGCTGAACGAGGCATTCGCACCGCAGGTCCTGTCGGTCCTGAAAGGCTGGGGCTGGAGCGAGGATGATTCGCGCCGCGACATCCTCAACGTCAACGGCTCGGGAATCTCGCTCGGCCACCCGATCGGCGCGACCGGCGTGCGTATCCTTGCCGACATGGCGCACGAGTTGCACCGGCGGCAGGGGCGCTACGCGCTCGAGACGATGTGCATCGGCGGCGGGCAGGGGCTCGCCGCGATCTTCGAATGCGCGGCCTGA
- a CDS encoding FAS1-like dehydratase domain-containing protein, which translates to MADWSDWVGREARAADRLDEALAARWLATLDRSPPETPAMPQGIHFCLCTPQAPTAMLGEDGHPARSDDPASLYPPIDLPRRMWAGSEIEFLTPLALGDRIDKLSRVVSIEEKEGRSGRLAFLKLEHAITANGEPAIREEQTLVYREAAPADAPLVPPEVTDSRFDPTAWDRIETIAPTEALLFRFSALTFNTHRIHYGAPYAREVERYRGPVVHGPLIATLLLKLAGDVLGENRVRHFGFSARSPAIVGDKLHLALRHSGDALELAALDDAGTVLTQAHARVD; encoded by the coding sequence ATGGCCGACTGGTCCGACTGGGTCGGGCGCGAGGCGCGCGCCGCCGACCGGCTCGACGAGGCGCTGGCCGCCCGCTGGCTCGCGACGCTCGACCGGTCGCCGCCGGAGACGCCCGCGATGCCGCAGGGTATCCACTTCTGCCTGTGCACCCCGCAGGCCCCCACCGCGATGCTGGGCGAGGATGGGCACCCGGCGCGCAGCGACGATCCCGCCAGCCTCTACCCGCCGATCGACCTGCCGCGCCGGATGTGGGCGGGCAGCGAGATCGAGTTTCTGACCCCGCTCGCGCTGGGCGACCGGATCGACAAGCTCAGCCGCGTGGTCTCGATCGAGGAGAAGGAGGGGCGCAGCGGCCGCCTCGCCTTCCTGAAGCTGGAACACGCGATCACCGCCAATGGCGAGCCCGCGATCCGCGAAGAGCAGACGCTGGTCTATCGCGAAGCCGCGCCGGCGGATGCGCCGCTGGTGCCGCCCGAAGTAACCGACAGCCGCTTCGATCCGACCGCGTGGGACCGGATAGAAACCATCGCGCCCACCGAAGCGCTGCTGTTCCGCTTCTCCGCGCTCACCTTCAACACGCATCGCATCCACTACGGCGCGCCCTATGCGCGCGAGGTCGAGCGCTATCGCGGCCCGGTGGTCCATGGCCCGCTGATCGCGACGCTTCTTCTGAAGCTGGCCGGCGATGTGCTCGGCGAGAACCGGGTTCGCCATTTCGGTTTCAGCGCCCGCTCGCCTGCAATCGTCGGCGACAAGCTGCATCTCGCGCTGCGGCACAGTGGTGACGCGCTGGAGCTGGCGGCGCTCGACGACGCAGGCACTGTACTGACACAGGCTCACGCGCGCGTAGACTAA